The following are encoded in a window of Roseimaritima ulvae genomic DNA:
- a CDS encoding zinc-dependent alcohol dehydrogenase, which translates to MKAICWYGKQDVRVETVPDPQILNPRDAIIRVTSTAICGSDLHLYNNVIPSMQAGDILGHEFMGEVVEVGQKVENLSVGDRVVVPFTIACGNCFFCQKKLWSLCDNSNPNASTAAKMYGYSGSGLFGYSHMFGGYAGGQAEYVRVPFADVGPMKIGEQVSDEHALFLSDILPTGYMAAENANINEGDTVAVWGCGPVGQFAIQSAWWFGASRVIAIDQVEQRLTMARDHGNAETINFDEVDVSAALNEMTGGMGPDCCIDAVGLEAHGTSPDAIYDRVKQATYLGTDRIHALRQAIYCCRKGGTVSIPGVYGGFLDKMPFGAAFGKGLKMAMGQTHVHNYLQPLLDRITGNGHASTGSDGDQAPHDQSTSANRNNRGFDPTYIISHRLPLSEAPDAYRMFNESKGECTKVVLQN; encoded by the coding sequence CGTCGACCGCCATCTGCGGCAGCGATTTGCATCTTTACAACAACGTCATCCCCTCGATGCAGGCCGGAGACATTCTCGGTCATGAGTTCATGGGCGAGGTCGTTGAAGTTGGCCAGAAGGTTGAAAATCTGAGCGTTGGCGATCGAGTGGTGGTTCCATTTACGATCGCTTGCGGAAATTGCTTTTTCTGTCAAAAGAAACTGTGGTCGTTGTGTGACAACTCGAATCCGAATGCCTCGACCGCCGCAAAGATGTACGGCTACTCGGGTTCGGGTTTATTCGGTTACTCGCATATGTTCGGCGGTTATGCGGGCGGACAGGCGGAATATGTGCGTGTTCCGTTTGCAGACGTTGGTCCGATGAAGATTGGCGAACAGGTGAGCGATGAACATGCATTGTTCCTCTCCGATATTCTCCCCACCGGGTACATGGCGGCTGAAAATGCCAACATCAACGAAGGAGATACGGTTGCCGTGTGGGGTTGTGGCCCAGTAGGCCAATTTGCGATCCAAAGTGCATGGTGGTTCGGAGCGTCTCGCGTGATTGCGATCGACCAAGTCGAGCAACGCCTAACGATGGCTCGCGATCATGGGAATGCGGAAACGATCAACTTTGATGAAGTGGATGTGTCTGCGGCGCTAAATGAGATGACCGGAGGCATGGGGCCAGACTGCTGCATCGACGCGGTGGGCCTAGAGGCTCACGGGACTTCGCCCGATGCCATCTACGATCGAGTCAAACAGGCCACGTATCTAGGGACGGATCGAATTCACGCATTGAGACAGGCGATTTATTGCTGTCGCAAGGGAGGAACGGTTTCGATCCCCGGCGTCTATGGAGGCTTTCTCGACAAAATGCCCTTCGGCGCGGCTTTTGGCAAAGGGCTGAAAATGGCGATGGGCCAAACGCACGTGCATAACTACCTGCAACCGCTGCTCGACCGGATCACGGGTAACGGGCATGCCTCGACCGGAAGCGACGGCGACCAGGCACCACACGATCAGTCTACCAGTGCCAATCGGAACAACCGTGGCTTCGATCCGACTTACATCATCAGCCACCGTCTACCGCTGAGCGAAGCGCCCGACGCGTATCGAATGTTCAACGAAAGCAAAGGCGAATGCACGAAGGTCGTGCTTCAAAATTAG